DNA from Daucus carota subsp. sativus chromosome 1, DH1 v3.0, whole genome shotgun sequence:
ATTGCCATCAATAATTTCCAATCCGATCCCAGAATAATTAtcgtttgatttgattttaaaaaaaatttaatcaccATTTAATATATCTCATCTTAGTTTGATTTGATATAGACCGAACTGATTGCTTAGTCCCATTTGCAATTGCTCGTTAACGAAATATTTACGAGAGTAATTAAAAGTAAGTGGCCTACTTAGATATCAGCTTCCCAAGTAACAACCTTGAGAGCCTTTTGTTTTATTAACGCCAATAATTGTCCAAagatattactattattattatataatatataatataatatctgtATTATctgtattattatataatatctgtatgggaaaatgattttataataccgctaaattattgttttagattattatacACAAACGGTCACAGACTATCCATGTAGTATCTAGCACTTCCGATTttcccaaaaagaaaaagaaaaaaaagatcgATCATCTTGAAATCAAGCAAAAAAGAATAAACCGAGTCAAACGATTCTTTTTCATTTCAGTGCCGGGTCAACTCGTTCATTAATGGGGTCATCTTATTTTTCATTCTTTTGAAACCCTATCAGACTTGTTTTTCCCCACCTGATTTTAGTTTTCTTGGCTATATTTGTAGTTTTCTTGAAAAGGGTAGTCTTCTACTTGATTTTTAGTTCTTTATAGGTGTGAATTTTAGTGAATCTTTGTAAAAAGACAGATTTTATTTAGGAAGATGAGTGTGAAGAAGTCTCAGGTTTGGCAGCCTTGTAAAAAGAAGAGATCTTGATTTTGTGggctttgttttgtttttaaatataaactgaAACAATATatgcacacacatatatgtacaATTCATGGATGGTATTTGTATAATTCAGACTCTACAGTTAAAAAAGTCCACTTTTTAGACAAAAAATTGAGGGTAGTTCTTGAAAGTTTAGGAGGAAAGATTGGATCTTGGAGCTAATTATGGCTAGTTTTTGAAGTTTGAGCAAAAAAGATTGAATCTTGAAGAGGAATTGTGGTTAGTTTATGAAGATTGAGTAAAAAGATAGAATCTTGTAGTGAAATAATGGATGGAATCTGTAATATTTGAGGGGTTTGTAAAATTCTGTTGGTAGGGAGTTACTGTTGAATAGCTGTATGTAGAGAGAGATATCTGAAGATGGCATCAAAATCTTCGAGCAGTGGTGCTAGTAGCAGTAGTGGTGGCGGGAGGACTAAAGTGGGGAGGTATGAGTTGGGAAGGACACTAGGGGAGGGGTCATTTGCAAAGGTCAAATTTGCCAAGAATTCCGAGACTGGTGAAAATGTGGCTATTAAGATTATTGATAAAGAGAAAGTTCTCAAGCATAAAATGATTGGTCAGGTAAACATCCTAATGTTTTCCACTTTCTAGTCATGTCTTGCTTATTCTGATTCCATTTTGTTCAATAGTATAATTCGTGGTTGTTGACTTTTTTCACTGTTTGTGCTGGAACTTCTTTTGATCATAGCTCTAGTGGAAACTGATATATGATAAAACAACAATGAGTTGAGTAGGTGAACCATGAATGTATTTTTGTATATCTAGATCTTTGGTGGTTGGATAGTGTTCTGATTACCTAGATCCTTTGAGCAGTAAGTTAATGTTCCAGGTCTATAGTTGTGATCAGGAACAAGTTTTACTAAACAAAGAGCGGTGGTACTTGCAATTTCTTTAAGAAACTCTTTTATCGAATAACTAAGCTGTACAAAAAAATCGTGAAGctaaattataattacatataacAGATATTAAAACTTCCTTCTGTTTTCATGTAAATAATTCCTTTGCCCCTCAGCAGACCAAAATATCTAACGATCATAGGTCAAACACATCATCAGAAAAGAAGGGCCTCTTTGAAAAAGATCTTTAAAGTCCGAATTTGGTTTCTTGGTCTCTTTGTCAAGTAACTGCTCAAGGCTTGAAGTGACTCATGACTGAATTATGTAAAGGAAGGAGGTATTTGCTATAAGCTTTCAGTtggatttaatgaaaattttaattaccgTGGCTGCATACGACTTTAGTATTTTGAATTCATTGAACTTATTATAAAATACTCAAAGTATTCAAAgtttaaagaaataaaaaccTTTTAGGAACTCTAAGGTAGGCCCCCCTGCCCTAGACACACTATAAAGACTCAAAATCAGTAACTCCTTTCATACAAAGGTGTTACTTATCCTACCTGGTTGTAGATGATATGCTATGCAGCTCTGCTATAATAAATATCAACTCGACTCTGTTAAAACTGATTCTATTCTTTGGAGATAAAATTGTAATGACATCCCACAAATTCGTATAGATTTTGTGTGCACTTCAATGTTCTAGTTTagtaattgattatatattcaaaaattatcaTGCTGTACTTTATTACTCAAAACTATTATGTATCGATTCTGTTAACATGTTAAAcatgatatattatttttaccagttaattattttttcccCATAATATATGAAGTTACATCTAATGCATTCTTAACTTTTGCAGATTAAACGTGAAATTTCCACTATGAAATTAGTCAGACACCCGAATGTTATCCGTATGCATGAGGTAATAATGTCATATTGGATACATGTATACATATTCAAACTACGACTGAATTTCACTTCCACACTGTtcttatatgtatgtatttatgttAGTATTGACATAGTATAACTTATTGAACTTTCCTCTCGCAATTGATAAAAGTAATTGTGGCTTACCTACATTACAGAGTTATTTCTTTTCTCCTTCTATTTTCACCCTGAAGTCATTTTCAAGTATAGATAGAGTTAATTATAAGTTTTTATTATCACGAGGGCTGTGATTTAGTTACGTTGGTTCTTTTCTTTAAACTTGAGATACTTTTGTGTAGGTTATGGCAAGTAAGACAAAGATATATATTGTCCTGGAATTTGTTACTGGCGGTGAACTCTTTGACAGAATTGTAAGTTTTTAATAGCGGGATCCCAACCTTTTCTTAAGCATCTTGTTATGAGATTTACCGTAATGTCATTATGTTTTATTGTTGATCAAGGCTTCCAAGGGTAGGCTGAAAGAAGATGAAGCGAGGAAGTACTTCCAGCATCTCATTAATGCTGTGAACTACTGCCATAGTCGAGGTGTTTTTCATAGAGATCTTAaggttttttttaatgtttgttCGTAATAGTTATTTTGGATCCACTGTTTTATAGGTTTTGGAGTTTGTAAACTTTAATAGTTATGTCTTGAATTGTCTAATCCGCAGCCAGAAAATCTGCTGCTGGATGCAAATGGTGTTCTCAAGGTTTCGGATTTTGGTTTGAGTGCACTGCCTCAGCAAGTTCGGGTGAGTATTTTGGTTCATTCTGTCCATTTTTTACCATAATATGCCAAAATATTAAGTGGCACACTATTCTCTTACATGTACCTTCTTTGCATTAAAAAAAGTAGCATTTTAAGATGCACAAAATCTACAAGCATAATTCGTTTCTTGACTTAGCTTCTGTGTCCACTTATTAGGAGGATGGATTGCTTCACACAACTTGTGGAACTCCCAACTATGTGGCTCCTGAGGTATATTCTAACATGGGTGCATTAAATAAGTATTGTTTCTTCTTAGTTGTTgtctttttctaatttttgttcATCACTTCATAAGGTGATCAATAATAAAGGTTATGATGGAGCCAAGGCAGATCTGTGGTCATGCGGTGTAATTCTTTATGTCCTTATGGCAGGTTATTTGCCTTTCGAAGAAGCCAACCTCATGGTGTTATACAAAAAGGTGATTCATGCTCATTTATACATTTGCAAATGTGTGCAAGACCTATTATTCGCGTTAAATTTTGTTTTCCCATCTTCTCataaaagttactccctccgtcccagtgaattgtatacagtttcctttttgggacgtcccatcaattgtatacattccaaaagtagtaaacttttataatataaaatatcattacaccaactactttcctccactatctctattctataataatataaacactattacacccactactttcctccactatcttaaatctattattaaatattaatgggtcccaccactctacccacttttcatttaactttactcatttcttacacaatttattggtctccgtgtcccagccatttgtatacaaatgactgggacggagggagtaaatgtctatgtttatatatttatttgttctGTGTAAAATATATACTTAATTCTTCTTTTGCTATTAATTTAACCATGATCCTTTATACCACTTGAAACTGGATAAAGAGTCCATAACTGCATTATATACCACTGCCACTTTAATTTGAAACCAGAGCAAAACttcataataattaataaagagCCCTAATATATGCAACAAGGTAGTGCGGGCTCTATTGGTGAAGTTGATgaagtataaatatattcacAGCTTACTCGGGGCAGCACTTACATTGAATTGACTGTGGTGAAGCTAACTGATAAAGTGACTGCAACCTAAAACATGTTAAAGGGAGGAACCTATGTTTGGACCCAAACATAAGTGAATTATAAACATGTTGTCACAGAGTATATCATAAATATTGTTGTCACGGAGCTTGACTAGTCACGGCATTTTCTAAAGGTCAGCTGGAGGGTTGACCAGCGAATTGTTGATGAACCAGTCGACTGGGGCAAATAGGTTTCGATTAGTCGAAATTGACTTGTCGACTATTCGATGGGCTGGTGCAAATCCAGTCCAAATTGAATACAGTTTTAAAGATAAACATATATTCTAAAATCCTAATTAACAGCAGCAACAactttttacatatttatagaTTGCTTAAAACTATGGTATATTGTATGTTATATCCTTATAAGGATATGCTGGGATCCATCTCAGGACATTATTGTGAGATCAGAATTGCGTAATACAAAGCAACTTACAGCCTGCAAGAACATGGAATTTACACGTACTTTATGTTGTTAGGAACCAGAGTAGCAGTAGTTTACAGTAGTCTGATAGCCCATATACAGCAAACCTGTTTGTATTTTCGGTATGcatgataaaaatataagaaaatggGACTTTGTTCCGCCAACTCTTCTCTGCCTTCTCTCTAcagtttctctctctagaaactTTTATCTTCTTCTACAATATATCTCTGCATCTCTCTACAACTCTGTTCTTACTCTATCCCTGTTGAATTCTGCCCTAATCTTTGATATCTACCTGTTCACTACCACATCTATTTATCTGTTATATTCTATTTCTGCACTTAAACCTATAGAAAACTACAAAAACATTTAGAAAACTCATTCAGGAACCTCCAGATCCTgacatacatgtatatatatacagaatATTTGATGAATGAGAATACAGCTTTTGAGGATACCTTATCAGTTTGTAGACGCCTAGAAGGAATGGAACAAACAGAGATGTTCTtaattagtttatttattttgtaatcaATGTATACTTATGGGAATGTTGAACTTCTGGTGTGTGAAACcacatatataagatatatatataacta
Protein-coding regions in this window:
- the LOC108201292 gene encoding CBL-interacting serine/threonine-protein kinase 23 isoform X1, producing MASKSSSSGASSSSGGGRTKVGRYELGRTLGEGSFAKVKFAKNSETGENVAIKIIDKEKVLKHKMIGQIKREISTMKLVRHPNVIRMHEVMASKTKIYIVLEFVTGGELFDRIASKGRLKEDEARKYFQHLINAVNYCHSRGVFHRDLKPENLLLDANGVLKVSDFGLSALPQQVREDGLLHTTCGTPNYVAPEVINNKGYDGAKADLWSCGVILYVLMAGYLPFEEANLMVLYKKINKADFSCPPWFSSSAKKLIKRILDPSPVTRITIQEVIENEWFKKGYQRPKFEQEDVSLDDVDAIFDETGQESPNLVVERRDDRSAAPVTMNAFELISKSQGLNLSSLFEKQMGLVKRETRFTSKRPASEIISKIEEAALPLGFDVKKNNYKLKLHGEKSGHKGHLSVATEIFEVAPSLHMVEVRKAGGDTLEFHKFYKNLSVGLNDIIWKTGEEA
- the LOC108201292 gene encoding CBL-interacting serine/threonine-protein kinase 23 isoform X2; the protein is MASKSSSSGASSSSGGGRTKVGRYELGRTLGEGSFAKVKFAKNSETGENVAIKIIDKEKVLKHKMIGQIKREISTMKLVRHPNVIRMHEVMASKTKIYIVLEFVTGGELFDRIASKGRLKEDEARKYFQHLINAVNYCHSRGVFHRDLKPENLLLDANGVLKVSDFGLSALPQQVREDGLLHTTCGTPNYVAPEVINNKGYDGAKADLWSCGVILYVLMAGYLPFEEANLMVLYKKINKADFSCPPWFSSSAKKLIKRILDPSPVTRITIQEVIENEWFKKGYQRPKFEQEDVSLDDVDAIFDETGESPNLVVERRDDRSAAPVTMNAFELISKSQGLNLSSLFEKQMGLVKRETRFTSKRPASEIISKIEEAALPLGFDVKKNNYKLKLHGEKSGHKGHLSVATEIFEVAPSLHMVEVRKAGGDTLEFHKFYKNLSVGLNDIIWKTGEEA
- the LOC108201292 gene encoding CBL-interacting serine/threonine-protein kinase 23 isoform X4 is translated as MASKSSSSGASSSSGGGRTKVGRYELGRTLGEGSFAKVKFAKNSETGENVAIKIIDKEKVLKHKMIGQIKREISTMKLVRHPNVIRMHEVMASKTKIYIVLEFVTGGELFDRIASKGRLKEDEARKYFQHLINAVNYCHSRGVFHRDLKPENLLLDANGVLKVSDFGLSALPQQVREDGLLHTTCGTPNYVAPEVINNKGYDGAKADLWSCGVILYVLMAGYLPFEEANLMVLYKKINKADFSCPPWFSSSAKKLIKRILDPSPVTVS
- the LOC108201292 gene encoding CBL-interacting serine/threonine-protein kinase 23 isoform X3 — translated: MASKSSSSGASSSSGGGRTKVGRYELGRTLGEGSFAKVKFAKNSETGENVAIKIIDKEKVLKHKMIGQIKREISTMKLVRHPNVIRMHEVMASKTKIYIVLEFVTGGELFDRIASKGRLKEDEARKYFQHLINAVNYCHSRGVFHRDLKPENLLLDANGVLKVSDFGLSALPQQVREDGLLHTTCGTPNYVAPEVINNKGYDGAKADLWSCGVILYVLMAGYLPFEEANLMVLYKKINKADFSCPPWFSSSAKKLIKRILDPSPVTRITIQEVIENEWFKKGYQRPKFEQEDVSLDDVDAIFDETGGLVKRETRFTSKRPASEIISKIEEAALPLGFDVKKNNYKLKLHGEKSGHKGHLSVATEIFEVAPSLHMVEVRKAGGDTLEFHKFYKNLSVGLNDIIWKTGEEA